Proteins encoded in a region of the Vicia villosa cultivar HV-30 ecotype Madison, WI linkage group LG5, Vvil1.0, whole genome shotgun sequence genome:
- the LOC131604206 gene encoding uncharacterized protein LOC131604206: MIIGSLNIRGGANALKRRRISALIEKGNADIFLLQETKITNMNETLAKSFWRHPEISFSFSNSVGRSGGLITLWKKSNMDVLLSFKGECFLGMKVCWKEDFYYVVNVYSSCDLCKKKAMWDKLLDLMSMYSDGEWIIGGDFNATKNGRERKGRAGGSYKKEMELFAEFILKSSLVETPCKGKKFSWYSGDGKSMSRIDLFLLSNTVVNRWEVIGQMIGDRDISDHCPIWIMTDKYNWGPKPFKFNNEWFSFDSFIPFVEKEWKLLKVEGRGDFVLKEKLRLLKDKLK; the protein is encoded by the coding sequence ATGATTATTGGTTCTTTGAATATTAGAGGGGGAGCAAATGCGCTCAAAAGAAGGAGAATTAGTGCTTTGATCGAAAAAGGAAATGCGGATATTTTTCTTTTGCAAGAAACAAAGATCACCAATATGAATGAGACCTTGGCCAAGAGTTTTTGGAGACACCCGGAGATTAGTTTCTCTTTTTCGAATTCAGTGGGAAGATCGGGCGGCTTGATTACTTTATGGAAGAAAAGTAACATGGACGTTCTTCTTAGTTTCAAAGGGGAATGCTTTTTGGGTATGAAAGTGTGTTGGAAGGAAGACTTTTATTACGTTGTGAACGTTTATTCTTCTTGCGATTTGTGTAAGAAGAAGGCTATGTGGGACAAATTACTTGACTTGATGAGTATGTATAGTGACGGGGAATGGATAATAGGAGGAGATTTCAACGCAACCAAAAATGGTAGAGAAAGAAAAGGGAGAGCGGGTGGGAGTTACAAGAAGGAGATGGAGCTTTTTGCGGAGTTCATTCTCAAGAGCTCTTTGGTAGAAACTCCGTGTAAAGGGAAGAAATTTTCGTGGTATAGTGGAGATGGTAAGTCTATGAGCCGGATAGATCTTTTCTTATTATCTAATACCGTGGTGAATCGGTGGGAGGTTATTGGTCAAATGATTGGGGATAGAGACATATCGGACCATTGTCCCATTTGGATTATGACGGATAAATATAATTGGGGGCCGAAACCATTCaagttcaataatgaatggttttcttttgattcttttattccttttgttGAAAAGGAGTGGAAGTTATTGAAGGTGGAAGGAAGAGGCgactttgttttgaaagaaaa